Below is a genomic region from Burkholderia pseudomultivorans.
GGCGGCAGGCTGTCGACGATCGGCTGCAGCGTGTCGAAGCCGCAGCTGAAGCCAGGGTTCAGCTGGATCGACAGGTGCCGCGCGGCGGTGCCCACGCCGCCGGCCGCGGCGATCGCGATCAGCAGCTCGAGCACCCAGACGCCGCGCCAGCTGCGGATCCCGGCGGCGAGGAACGCGAAGATCCCGATCGCCGCGAAGAAGTAGCGCTGGATGATGCACAGCGGGCAGGGGTCTTCGTTCTTCACGTACTGCAGGTACAGCGCGCCGGCCAGCAGGGCGATGCAGACCCATCCGAGCAGCATCAGCAGGCGGCGTTCGCGGCGTAGCGCAAGCGTGGAGTCGTTCATGTCGGCGGGGTTCCTCGTCGGTCGGTCCGGAAAACAATCGCGCGATTTTAGCGCGAACGAACTGGCACGAAACTGACGGCGCACCTGCGGCGTCCCGCCGCACCCCGTGCGCCGCCCGCCGTCACGTCGCGCGAGCGGTCAGCGGATCGTGTTCAGCACGGCCTCGACCGACTGGCCGATCGCGAGCAGCGCATCGTCGCGATGCGGTGCGGCCGCCAGCATCAGGCCGACCGGCGCCGCGTCGCGCGGATGGCACGGCAGCGACAGCGCGCACGCGTCGAGGAAGTTGAACGCGCTCGGATTGCGCAGGATCAGCGCGTTGGTGCGCGTGAACGCGGCGTCGTCCGCTTCGAGGTCCGCGATGCGCGGCGGCACGACCGGCACCGTCGGCGCGACGAGCGCATCGAAGCGCGACCAGACCGTGTGAGCGGCTTCGTCGAGCATCGCGCGGCGCGCGGCGAGCAGGTCGAGATAGTCGGCTGCGCTCGCGGGCTCGCCCTTCAGGATGCGCGTCAGCACGCGCGGGTCGTAGCGGTCGCGATGCTGCGCGAGCAGCGGGCGATGCCACGCGTAGGCCTCGATCGGCGAGAAGCCGAAGCGGTTGATGTCCGGCAGCCGGTCGAGCGCGGCGAAGCGCACTTCGGTGACGATCGCGCCGGCGGCTTCCAGATGCTTGAGCGCGGTATCGAGCGCGGCCGCGACGTCGGCATCGACGCCGTCCGTCACATGGTTCGTCAGCACGCCGAGCCGCACGCCTTCGAGCGGCCGTGCGGCCGGCACGTGTGGCTCGAGGCCTGCGAGCGTCCGGTCGACCAGCGCGCAGCACGCGACCGTCAGGCCGATCGGGCCGAACGAATCGAGCGTG
It encodes:
- a CDS encoding amidase; the protein is MTTFTPFPPLAQLAADLAAGTTTSRALVDAALERIADPSGQGAVVFTEVDADNARAAADAHDRLRAAGTVLSPLAGIPVSVKDLFDVAGQVTRAGSRVLDGAPPAQADAVAVARLKRAGAVLVGRTNMSEFAFSGLGLNPHFGTPASPYRRGVPGDARIAGGSSSGAAASVADGMAAVALGTDTGGSIRIPAALCGLTGFKPTASRIPTQGGVPLSTTLDSFGPIGLTVACCALVDRTLAGLEPHVPAARPLEGVRLGVLTNHVTDGVDADVAAALDTALKHLEAAGAIVTEVRFAALDRLPDINRFGFSPIEAYAWHRPLLAQHRDRYDPRVLTRILKGEPASAADYLDLLAARRAMLDEAAHTVWSRFDALVAPTVPVVPPRIADLEADDAAFTRTNALILRNPSAFNFLDACALSLPCHPRDAAPVGLMLAAAPHRDDALLAIGQSVEAVLNTIR
- a CDS encoding disulfide bond formation protein B, which produces MNDSTLALRRERRLLMLLGWVCIALLAGALYLQYVKNEDPCPLCIIQRYFFAAIGIFAFLAAGIRSWRGVWVLELLIAIAAAGGVGTAARHLSIQLNPGFSCGFDTLQPIVDSLPPAHWFPGMFKVAGLCETVYPPIFGILLPGWSLTGFAAILLPVVASLWRHRRKLASA